A window of Piliocolobus tephrosceles isolate RC106 chromosome 13, ASM277652v3, whole genome shotgun sequence contains these coding sequences:
- the LOC113220744 gene encoding uncharacterized protein LOC113220744, whose amino-acid sequence MEGGTRAAWLGRGAGLGPWGPLALWASVSRKEKGSRAAGPPDCGVLLAERREERSAGLLRCASSNCWETPHFSIRASLSWAGKRCANPQWAVDWYYKLSLSFGETNFGQASRHCSASLQCIRVVPVA is encoded by the exons ATGGAAGGCGGGACAAGGGCGGCCTGGCTGGGGCGAGGGGCTGGTCTGGGTCCCTGGGGACCCCTTGCCCTGTGGGCTTCGGTCTCCAGGAAGGAGAAAGGCAGCCGGGCTGCGGGGCCGCCGGACTGTGGGGTCCTCCTGGCAGAGAGACGGGAGGAGCGGTCGGCTGGGCTGTTGCGCTGCGCCTCCTCCAACTGCTGGGAAACTCCGCACTTCAGTATTAGAGCATCTCTTTCCTGGGCAG GAAAAAGATGCGCTAACCCCCAGTGGGCCGTAGATTGGTACTATAAATTGAGTCTGTCATTTGGAGAGACCAATTTTGGGCAGGCATCCAGGCATTGTTCTGCATCTCTGCAGTGTATACGTGTTGTGCCGGTAGCCTGA